The genome window GGTATGATACAAAGCATGTCCAGAGTGTCAAGATGCATTGATAATGGACCTATGGAAGCATTCTGGGGCATGTTAAAATCTGAAATGTATTACCTTAGAAGATTCAATTCATACTCCGAATTAGAAACTGCTATTGTTGATTATATAGAGTATTACAATAATCATAGGTATCAAAGGCGATTAAAGTGTATGACACCAATAGAGTACAGAAATTACTTGCAGAATAAAGTTGCATAGAATGAGTCTACGCCAACCATTGTTCAACGATTGGCGTAGAAAGATTTTTATTTTTACCACTGTCTACTTGACAGGGGCATGTTCATTCTTAGGGGTTGTTTCTATTAC of Proteiniborus ethanoligenes contains these proteins:
- a CDS encoding IS3 family transposase → GMIQSMSRVSRCIDNGPMEAFWGMLKSEMYYLRRFNSYSELETAIVDYIEYYNNHRYQRRLKCMTPIEYRNYLQNKVA